CAGTGCTGCGGCGGAGCCGTCACCGTGCTGCTCGAACCGCTGCCGGTGGTCCAGGCGGTGGCCGTCTTCGGAGTCGGGCACGTCGGGCTGGAGCTGGCGCGCATCCTGGCCCGCCAGGACCTCGACCTGCACCTCGTCGACAGCCGCCCGGACATGCTCACGGACGAGCGGCTCGGGGTGCTCTCGGACGCGGTGGCGCAGGTCCACGTGCACCACACCCCGCTGCTGCCGGAGACGGTGCTCGGGGAGCTGCCGCCCGGTACCCACGTCCTGATCATGACGCACGATCACGCCGAGGACGCCGCGCTGTGCGACGCCGCCCTGCGCACCCCCGGGCTCGGTTCGATCGGTCTGATCGGCTCGTCCGCGAAGTGGGCGCGGTTCCGGCAGCGCCTGGCCACCGAGGGCGGTCACGACGCCGGCACCATCGACCGGATCACGACGCCGATCGGGTTGACCGAGATCACGGGCAAGGAGCCCGCCACGATCGCGGTGAGCGTCGCGGCGGACCTGCTCCGCACCTTCGAGCGGGACCGGCAGTGGGCGGTTCCGGTCCCGGATCCGGATCCGGATCCGGATCCGGTTCCGAACACCATCGCCCAGGTGACGTACCCCACGGCCGCCGGCGGCGCGTGAACCCTCGGCGGCCCACGCGCCGCCGGGCGGCCGGGCGGTCCCGCGCGCTCAGTTCGCGGCGGCCCGCGCCGGTCGCCTGAGCAGGTAGCCGGCCGCGCCCAGGACGAGCACCGCCATGCAGGCGATGAACACCAGTCCCGCGCCCTCCAGCCCGAGGGGGCCCTCCAGTACGCCCACTCCGATCACGGGCAGCGAGATGCCCGTGCAGGCCACCAGGAACAGGGTGGAGATCACGGCCGCCCGCTGGTCCGCGGGGGACGCTCCGGCCACGGCGGACAGTGCCCCGCGGAAGGCGAGCCCCTGACCGACTCCGCTGACGAGGGCGCTCAGCACCACCAGGACCAGCAGGTCCCACCACAGTGCGCCGGCGAGCAGCGCCAGCCCGGCGAAGAGCACGGCGCACCCCAGCGGCAGCGAGCGCTCCACCCCGATGCGGCCGACGGCCAGCTGCCCGGCAGTGGAGGCGAAGAAGGCCAGGGCGACCACCAGCCCGCTCACGGCCCGGTTGTGCACGTCCAGGGACTCCGCGAGGAACGCCGGGCTGACGGAGGTGAACACCCCGAAGAGGGCGAAGCCCACGAACGCGGCGATCGCGGCCGGCCCGAACACCGCCCGCACCTGCGGGGGCAGGGCCGGCTTCTGCGGTCGTACGGTGCTCAGCGGCCGCCGCTCGCGCACCGTCTCCGGAAGCCGCAGCAGGACCACGGCCGCGGCAGCCACGAGCGCGAGGTGCACCACGAAGGGCAGGTACAGCGGCCAGGAGGCGTACTGCGCCAGGATTCCGGCGAGCAGCGGACCGCAGCCCAGTCCGCCCATGTTGGCGGCCGTCGCGACGAACGTGGCCCGGGAGGCGCCGCCGGGCGGTGCAAGCTCCATCACGTACGCCGTGGCGGCCCCGGTGAACAGGCCTGCGGACAGGCCGGACAGCAGCCGTCCCGCGTACAGCCAGGGCATTCCGTCGGCGCACAGGAAGCAGACGGCGCTCGCCGCGGCGAAGCCCAGCCCCGCCAGCAGCACCGGCCGCCGGCCCACGGCGTCCGAGGCATTGCCCGCCAGCAGCAGTACGCCGATGACCCCGAAGGCGTACACGGCGTACACCACGGTCACCATCAGCGCGGAGAAGCCGAACTTCTCCTGGTAGAGCCCGTAGAGCGGGGTCGGCAGCGTGGTGCCGGCCATGCAGACGACGAACACCGCACCGCTCAGCAGGCACCGGCGCCACGCTTGTCGATCAAGGTCCATGGGGCCGACCGTATCCCGTGGGGAGCTCGGGGCTCGCGTCAGTACACCAGCTTGTAGGTCACGTCCTTGGGGACGGGGTCCGGTGCGGTGTCGGTGTAGAGGAGCCGGATCATGGTGAAGCGCCGGAGGTCGGGGTGGTCCGGCCAGGCCTGCGGATGGCTCAGGGTCACCGTGACCGGGTAGGCGCGGAAGCGGCCGGCCGCGCAGTACGGGCGGCAGTCGTTCACCATGTCGGTGCCGGTGGCCGTAGCGCTGCCCGGCCCCCAGCTGTCCCAGCGGAGACCGACGAGCCGGTTGTTCCCGTCGCCGCAGGCGAGGATGTACTCCGTGGGGCGCGTCTGCGCCTGCGAGAAGCAGTCGACGAGCACGACCGGATCCTGTGGATCCGGTGTGCGGGCGGACGAGGCGGCGCCGCCGGTGTGGGCGGAGGAGGAGGCGGAGGCCGGGATCACGGCGGCCGTCAGCGCGGCCACCGCGCACAGCAAGGTCGCCGTCCGCACCTTGCGCCGGGATGCGCGTGCGGGGCGGCCACCTGCGGAAACGTTCACGGAAGAGACCTTCCTCGCGGCTCTGCGCTCCGCCGGCACCACCGGCGTCCTCCCAGCTTCCCCCATGGGAGTGGGGCCCGCACCCGCGGGAACAGCGCGGGTGCGGGCGGGTCACGGGGGCGGGCGCCGGGTCACTTGCGCAGCAGGGCGCAGACGAAGTCCTCCTGGACCTCCCGGACCTGTGCGAGCAGGTCGGGGTTGCTGGTCAGGGAGGTCTGAGCGGTGATCGAGAAGGTCAGCGAGCGGCGGCCGTCCGCCGTGGCCGCCGCGAGCTGCGTGTAGCCGGCCGTGTTGCCGGTGTGGCCGTACACCGTTCCGCAGCGCGTGGTGTAGCGGAAGATCGCCAGGCCCGCCTCGGAGCGGCCGGGGCCGGGGGGCTGGGACAGGGCGCCGGGGATGAACCTGAACTGCTCGCGCCGGGTGCGCTCCGAGACGAGGGCGCCGCCCGCGTAGCCCCGGATGAAGGCGGTCAGGTCCTTCGGCGTCGAGACGATGCCTCCGGACGCCCAGGCCCCGGAGGCGCCCACGGCCTCGCTGACGTCGATGGGCCCCTCCTGCGGATCGATCTGGTAGCCGTGGAGGAAGGGGGTGGGCAGCCGGTATCCCTGGGGCAGGCTCGTGGCCCGCAGGCCCAGGGGTTCGTAGACGAACTCGCGCAGCAGTGTCTCGTACCGGCGTCCGGTGGCGGCCTCGGCCATGAGGGCGACGGCGATGTTGTCGGAGTTGGAGTACTCGTAGCGGCTGCCCGGGGGGAAGGCGAGGTCCTCGTCGGCTACGAAATCCAGCAGGCGGCGGGAGTCGAAGCGGTGACGGGGGTCCTCGGAGATGATGTCGCGGAACCCCTCGGAGGCCGAGTAGTCCGGCAATCCGCTGGTGTGGTTCAGCAGTTGGCGGAGCGTCACTTCATGCCAGGCCTCCGGCTGCCCGGGGAGCACCTCACCGATCGTGTCGTCCAGGTGCAGCCGGCCTCGGTCGACGAGTCCGAGGGCCACCGCTCCGCTGAAGGCCTTGGCCACGCTGGCGATCCGCATGTGGTCCGTCGCCCGCGGCGGCCGGCCGCTCTCCACGTCGGCCACGCCGGCCCGGTAGACCTCCGTGCGCTCGCCGTCGCGCAGGACGGCGATGACCCCGGGGGGCCCGTCGGGCCGCTCCACCAGCTCCCGCAGTTCCTGGTGGAGGGCGGCCCCGGGGGGCGGGTTCCGGTCCGCTCCGGCCTGTGCGGGCTGCACGGAGACGGCGAGCAGGGCGCCGCACGCGGCGGTGGCGGCGGCCAGGCGCAG
This genomic interval from Streptomyces sp. NBC_00193 contains the following:
- a CDS encoding serine hydrolase, producing MQPAQAGADRNPPPGAALHQELRELVERPDGPPGVIAVLRDGERTEVYRAGVADVESGRPPRATDHMRIASVAKAFSGAVALGLVDRGRLHLDDTIGEVLPGQPEAWHEVTLRQLLNHTSGLPDYSASEGFRDIISEDPRHRFDSRRLLDFVADEDLAFPPGSRYEYSNSDNIAVALMAEAATGRRYETLLREFVYEPLGLRATSLPQGYRLPTPFLHGYQIDPQEGPIDVSEAVGASGAWASGGIVSTPKDLTAFIRGYAGGALVSERTRREQFRFIPGALSQPPGPGRSEAGLAIFRYTTRCGTVYGHTGNTAGYTQLAAATADGRRSLTFSITAQTSLTSNPDLLAQVREVQEDFVCALLRK
- the xdhC gene encoding xanthine dehydrogenase accessory protein XdhC, which translates into the protein MSWVAAVARLRARREAGVLVTVATVRGHAPRRAGAKLVVGRTETWGSIGGGNIEAVAIDRARELSGAADPEPELMEFALNDKVTSRHGVQCCGGAVTVLLEPLPVVQAVAVFGVGHVGLELARILARQDLDLHLVDSRPDMLTDERLGVLSDAVAQVHVHHTPLLPETVLGELPPGTHVLIMTHDHAEDAALCDAALRTPGLGSIGLIGSSAKWARFRQRLATEGGHDAGTIDRITTPIGLTEITGKEPATIAVSVAADLLRTFERDRQWAVPVPDPDPDPDPVPNTIAQVTYPTAAGGA
- a CDS encoding MFS transporter encodes the protein MDLDRQAWRRCLLSGAVFVVCMAGTTLPTPLYGLYQEKFGFSALMVTVVYAVYAFGVIGVLLLAGNASDAVGRRPVLLAGLGFAAASAVCFLCADGMPWLYAGRLLSGLSAGLFTGAATAYVMELAPPGGASRATFVATAANMGGLGCGPLLAGILAQYASWPLYLPFVVHLALVAAAAVVLLRLPETVRERRPLSTVRPQKPALPPQVRAVFGPAAIAAFVGFALFGVFTSVSPAFLAESLDVHNRAVSGLVVALAFFASTAGQLAVGRIGVERSLPLGCAVLFAGLALLAGALWWDLLVLVVLSALVSGVGQGLAFRGALSAVAGASPADQRAAVISTLFLVACTGISLPVIGVGVLEGPLGLEGAGLVFIACMAVLVLGAAGYLLRRPARAAAN